In Esox lucius isolate fEsoLuc1 chromosome 3, fEsoLuc1.pri, whole genome shotgun sequence, the sequence cccttagagatagggtgagaagctcggtcacccgggaggagctcagagtagagccgctgctcctccacatcgagaggggtcagctgaggtggcttgggcatctgtttcggatgcctccggaacgccttcctgggaaggtgttccggtcccgtcccaccgggaggagaccccggggaagacctaggacacgctggagggactatgtctcccggctggcctgggaactcctctgtgtccccccggaagagctggaggaagtgtctggggagagggaagtctgggcatctctgcttagactgctgcccccgcgacccggccccggatgaagcgtaagaagatgaatgaatgaatgaatgaattattGAAAAAAACTCTCTTCAAATCTTAGGcggagtttgccagaaggctcGTGGGAGACTCTGTGGATGATGGTCTGATGTGATCAAATTCAAGCTTTTTGGCTTTAACTCtacatgtttggtgtgtggaatctgagcatgaataattacaatatgtatATTGTATGCATTGGAAGTGAAtttgcctagataatgagaacaacagaaacctgtttttagattatctctctgtggGTTGCGTTCTGATAACCACAGCAatgttacattgaccatttggcatgggggttactgtcttggaaacctgatctttgctaggtagaaatgcccttaatgtataggctagctggcaactaacattacagtgagaagataaagGAACATTCAccaaatgacatctgtgctgcacttttccaataaacttgagcaaacttctccctcgatttgatacgggttttacattatttgaccactatatgtaaccgccgatttctaacaggtGCAAGCTGAAGTCTGCTAGAGAACTGTGACTTTGGAGAAGATTCATCTTCCTGCAAGACAATGAACCAAAATATACAGCCAAATCCATACTGGAGTGGATTAAAACAAAAAGGTAAATGTCCTGGAGtgacccagtcaaagcccagacctcaatccaactAAGAATATGTGGGAAGGGTTGAAAATTGCTATTCACCTAAGTTCCCCATCCAACTTCATGTTTCTCAAGAAATTTagcaaagaaaaatccacagaaatggctgtgtccagatgtaCTAGACACTAATCCAAATGGACTTACGGCTGTAATTGCTATACGAAGTGCATCTAACAAATAGTGACTAAAGGAGTGAGTAATTGTGCCACCACTAAATGAATTTAGAACAATTCGTACATAAAAAAtgttcactttgacattatggaattttcaggacattgaccttttttCCCTATCCaggagccatcaccttatcgtgttggagaggtttgtgtgttcctatgaacctgagggctatgttgtctgggccttagtgctcctggtagggtttcccatggcaaagtggtctcaggggatgagccagactaagaatggttaaaaaaaaaaactatgcacaagtgaggaagaggaggaattaCTCTGCCTGGAAGAAGCCCggggcccagagggagggctcgccggcgagcgcctggtggcctgGTTTGCCATTGAGCCCGGTCACGCATAGCCTGAAAAAACACCACCCTGTCCATCCTATGGGCCGACCACTCATGCGTGGAAAGTCACCTCTCTTTGGGGGAAGGAGACGGAACTTGtgggggaggtggagcgctatcagttagatctggtggggcttacatccatgCACAGTCTcagttctggaaccgtactcctggataggggatggattctattcttctctggagttgcccagggtgtgaggcgccgggcaggggttgggatactcacaagcccccggctgagcgCCGCTATGTTGAAATTTaacccagtggatgagagggtcccCTCCCTACACCTACGGGTTATGGGGGGAAAACTCtaactgttgtttgtgcatatgccccgaacagcagttcagagtatttggccttcttggagaccctgaatggagttctgtatggggctccagtaggggactccataattctgctgggggacttcaacgcacacatgggcaatgatggagacacctggagaggcgtgatagggaggaacggccaccctgatctgaacttgagtggtcgtttgttgttagagttctgtgctagtcatggattatctataacgaacaccatgttcaaacatcaggatgtacgtggtaccagagcaccctaggccgataGTGCCGATAGtgtgggtgaactgggaacgtctcgATGAGGCCCCCGtctgaaagatcttcaactcataCCTCCagctgagcttttctggcatccccttgtaggttgggggcattgaacctgagtggtcgatgttcaaagcctctgTTTCCGAAGCTGCGGAGGGAAGCTGTGGTCTAacggtcttaggtgcatcaaggggcggtaaccctcaaacaccctggtggacaccagtggtcaggaaagccgtccgactgaagaaggaggcctttccgggatatgttatcctgGAGGACTCCGGAGATGGTTGTACTGTACCGACGAACCTGAAGGGCtgtgacctctgctgtgaaagaggcaaaacagcgggtgtgggaggagtttggataagccatggagaaggacttttggTCGTCAATAAGGtgcttctggaaaaccgtccgccacctcaggaggggaaaacgggggaaccatccaagctgtgtacagtaaggatgggataCTGTtcacctcaactgaggaggtaattgggcgatggaaggaacactttgaggaactcctaaatcccactaacacgccctctatagtggaggcagagtttgaggctgatggggaagcatcgtcaatctccttGGCAGAAGTCAccgaggtagtcaaacaactccaaaGTGGCAAAGCTCCAGGGATTGAcaagatccgtccagaaatgttgaaagcttttggtgtggaggggatgtcttgtatgacacgcctcttcaacattgcgtgggagtcggggacagtgccaaaGTAGTGGCGGATCCGgagtggtggttcccctgttcaaaaagggggaccagagggtgtgtgccaattacaggggtatcacacttctcagcctccctgggaaagtctactcaaaggtattggaaaggagggtttggcagatagttgaacctcagattgaagaggaacaatgcggatttcGTCCTGGTCTCAGAaaaaccgaccagctctttactcttgcaaggattctggagggggcctgggaatatgcccatccagtctacatgtgttttgtggatctggagaaggcgtatgaccgagATACTGAGATACTGAGGGAGGTGCTGTGGGGGTATGGGTTGGGGAGGTCctttctgagggctatccaatccctgtacgtccagagctgtgttcgggttctcggtattaagttggactcgttccaggtgggggttggcctccgccagggctgcgctttgtcaccaatcctgtttgcaACTTTCATGGACAGGACTACGAGgcatagtcggggtggggaggggttgaaGTTCGGTGGGCtagggatctcatcgctgctttttgcagatgatgtggtcctgatggcatcatcggtctgtgaccttcagcactcactggaccgagTGCGAGTgtttgggatgaggattagcaccactaaatctgaggccatggttctcagcaggaaacagatggagtgcctcctccaggtagggaatgaggcgttaccccaagtaaagaagttcaagtatctcggggtcttgtttgcgagtgaggggacaatggagcgggagattggctggAGAATCGTAGAAGCGGGGGTGGTATTtaattcgctttaccgcactgttgtgacgaaaagagagctgagccagaaggcaaagctctcgatataccagtcaattttcGATGCTATCCTCaactatggtcatgaaggctgggtcatgaccaaaagaacTAGATCgcaagtacaagcggctgaaatgggttttctcagaagggtggctgacTTCTCCCTTAGAGaaagggtgagaagctcagtcatctgtgaggaactcagagtagagccgctgctcctttgcatcgaaaggagccagttgaggtggttcgggcatctggtaaggatgcccccaggacgtctccctattgaggtgttccaggcacgtccagcagGGAGGAGACCTTGTGGTAgacccaggactaggtggagataTTAtttttcgacactggcctgggaaagcCTCGGGATCCCCAAGTCAGAGCtgacaaatgtggcttgggaaagggaagtttagGGTCCCCTGCTGAacctgctgcccctgcgacccaataccggataagcggatgaagatgaatcAATGAATTATGGAATTTTCAGTGTTAAGTTGCATAAAGTCCTGATTAAATCAGTTTTGACTTCATGTTGAAACACAATAAACTATGGAAAAGAACAAAGGcgtgaatatattttagagccaatatatactatatacagtcCATTCAGATAATATTCAGACCTCCAAATGTTGTCAAGTTGCAGCCTTATGAATAAAATGAGTCAGTAAGTCATAAAACGCAGGTTGGGTCTCAAGCATCTGGGATCCACCAGACCTATCAAGAGCTCAATAGTAGGGAAATACAGGCTCTACTCTATGGTCGGTTAATGCATGCTCTGTTCTATGGTAGGTTAATGCATGATCTCATTATTGGGACTGACTGCAGTTAGAGTTAGACCCTTAGTAGCCAAGTggcagacaaaaacaaatattaaagaGTTCGTTTGGTCTAAATATCAGTATATAGcagatctacactcacctaaaggattattaggaataccatactaatactgtgtttgaccccatttcgccttcagaactgccttaattcaatgtgacattgattcaacaaggtgctgaaagcattctttagaaatgttggcccatattgataggatagcatcttgcagttgattgagatttgtaggatgcacatccagggcaccaagctcccgttccaccaaatCCCAAGGATGCTCTATTGggatgagatctggtgactgtgtgggccatttcagtacagtgaactcattgtcatgttcaagaaaccaatttgaaattattcaagctttgtgacatggtgcattatcctgctggaagtagccatcagaggatgggtacatggtggtcataaagggatggacatggtcagaaacaatgctcaggtaggccgtggcatttaaacgatgcccaattggcactaaggggcctaaagtgtgccaagaaaacatcccccacaccattacaccaccaccaccagcctgcacagtggtaacaaggcatgatggatccatgttctcattccatttacgccaaattctgactctaccatctgaatgtctcaacagaaatcgagactcatcagaacaggcaacattcttccagtcttcaactgtccaattttggtgagcttgtgcaaattgtagcctctttttcctctttgtaGTGGActctttgtagtggagatgagtggtacccggtggggtcttctgctgttgtagcccatccgccttaaggttgtgcgtgttgtggcttcacaaatgctttgctgcatacctcggttgtaacgagtggttatttcagtcaaagttgctcttctatcagcttgaatcagtcggcccatgcTCCTCTGACcgctagcatcaacaaggcatttttgcctaCAGGAccgccgcatactggatgtttttcccttttcacaccactctttgtaaatcctagaaatggttgtgcgtgaaaatgtcagtaactgagcagattgtgaaatactcagaccggcccgtctggcaccaacaaccatgccacgctcaaaattgcttaaatcaactttctttcccattctgacattcagtttggagttcaggagattgtcttgaccaggaccacacccctaaatgcattgaagcaactgccatgtgattggttgattagataattgcattaatgagaaattgaacaggtgttcctaataatcctttaggtgagtttataATTTATACTATTTTAAACATATCTTGCAATTCTCTAGCCTACCAACAGTGCCAGTGGTTCGATTGTTCCAGGCATTCCTTGTTTGGCATCCAGACCATTGCCATTTtttcattataaataaaaaatacatcataTTGTTATATGGCATTTTATTAAACATCAACACTTAGTCACCAAAACAACTTAATGCAAGGAACAGAAATAGGAGGTGTCTGTTTAACACTTGTACAGTCTGTTAAGACGAGTGATGTCATTCTGGCTCATGGCGGTGGCTTTGCCGATCTCCACATTCTGGTTGGGGATGGGGACCATGGTGGGCTGGTTGTTCTTGGAGAAGGCAAACCTGCAATTACACCACATCATGATGAATACTGGGATGAGGGGTTGAAAGGCTTACACTAGAATGATATCAGTCATTCTTATTTAGATTCAAAGTGAAAGAGGAGATACATGAGAGGGAGACAGTTGGAAAACTAACCCTGAAGGATGGACCCTAACACCAGGTGAGAAATGATCCTATGAGGCTGCTCAGAAAATCGAATGACTAGCCAAGGTACCTACTCATGTGGAAGTAATAAAACAATCGTGACTAACTTGTGGTACTGCATGACAGAGTTGTAGTCGTAGGCCGTGTTCTGGTTGAGGGTGGCAATCTTGTTGAAGTTGTGCTCCATACCTGGAGGACAGGAAGTACATCAGATTAATCTCATCCATAAAATGAATATAACGATTGGTGATTAATGCAATAAAGGGCATGGGATTGTATGtgtacatatgtaaatatataaaagagATAAAAATTGTGCATAACAGAATAAAGTGGAACAGAAGGACTGGTGTTCTTCATGGACTTTATGGGGTCATGGCAAAGCTAAAGGAAACCTACCCGACTGCACATTCTGGAGGAGAACACGGATATGGTTGTCACGGTCGCTGCGGGTCTGCTCATGGTTGAAGCCCAGGGCGTGGAGGAGCTCATGCTGGGTGGTGCCGTGGTACACACAACCGGAACGGCTCAGAGACACAACCTGGGCGTTGCCAAGACGACCAACATAGGACCAGCACCTGAAATGAGTTAATTTGCCAGAGTTATTTAACCAAATCAAACTTTAATTATAGAGCATGCTACAGGTCAGGAACAGGTTATTCCATGGTTAATGTACCCATTTTGGGACTGGATGTTCAGGTAGTCTTTCTGGTTTGTGCGCTTCACAAAGTTGATGCAGGAGAAGCCGGCAAAGGACTGCAGACCACGCTCAATGACTTGCAGCTCTCTGGAGGCTGGCAAAACCCAGATGGGACAAGAAAACTGCTGTTAAAAAATGACCAGTTTTTAACatatctagcaacacaataacaaaacagtcAATAGCCAGTCACTTAACCTTATACTTCCCCAGAGTTTGGGTCTCTGGCTATTTGTTACAGTGATGAAAAAAAGTCAAAGCATGTTAAAGTACCTATCTCACCTTGCTACACCGGCAGTAATGGTAAACTATTACACATGAAATAACATTCCAGGTAGCTGTTCTTGGTACTTACAGAACTGGTTAGAGATAACGTAGGGCACATAGACCTTTCCATCACTGGACTTGGGCCACATGCAGCCACGAGACGTGCAGGGGTCGGCGTTCCTCTCAGACTCAGAGTTATAGGCGATGTCATCCACAATCAAGGGCTCGTTGCGGGTATGCACTGGAGGAATGAAAACGAGACAGGAAGTCAATGCAGGACGCTTTGGATCAGTTTCCTGGCTAAAGAATATGAAACCAGTTTTGGACTAAAATGGAATTTTAAAACCCAATTTAAAAACTTTATTACCAACATTCCTGTTGGCAATCTCCAACAgctcagagacagagagctcCTGGGGCACCACACAataaaggcagagagagaaaataccATTGACAAATTTACAAACACCTTATTGTGAACAGTTATTTACACAACCACTCATGAATAATAGATGAACGTAGATGGACGACACCCTGGGAATATTTAGGAGAGTTTGACTCACCTCCTCGGCCCAGGCAGCCACCACAAGCAGAGCCAGAAGGCCCACAGTGTATTTCAATGCAGACATGTCAAAAAAACTACCTGTTGGGTTAGAGAGAAGTTTTCTTTAACACCCTAATCCTGTTAGTTTGTAGCAGCTAGAATGACATGGCTAGAACACATGATTAACACACTCTTACCTTTTAGGAAGTTAAATGAAGTTGGTTCACTGCTCCAGACACTGCACCTTATATAGTGCAATCAAGCAGAACACGATGCTTTATGGGCGGTTTGGTTAATAGCATAGAGAACACCATGTTCTGCTGAGGTAGGTACTGTATGCTATCTTTATGACATATGGCTAATTCCCACTCCTCCACCCCCAAATAACTTAGAAACACAGCCTATGCATTTCCAATCTATTCCTAGATACATGCTATCTAATCTTTGTAACTACCTAAAGCATGTGAAATAGCACAGTGGGTAGACAGGCACCTTTATTCACATCCTTACACCTGAAATAACTCTGCTGTAATATCATAACAAAGTTGGCCACAAAAGTAAgaaggtatttttttttaccatactgctttgtaaaatgtttactaTAAGATCGCTTTAAGAAAATTAAGtgaagttttctttttttctaaacTGTCAAGTACTtaaacccccaaaacataagaaaatagaaacattCTTATTTTATAGGTCAGCAAATATTGTCTGGGCAAATACTACACAGGCTTATTTATAAGAAATTACACATTAGCCAAACTGTATTTTTCTGATAAGCCGTCATTAACTGTTTGTTGCAAATGCTGGCTCATGCTGTATAATTCTCATTTATGATATGCTGTGTCAATTCACACATTGCCTGAACTATTTAAGCGAGACATAgaatatagcctaatattgctatgttattcataaaaatacaagaaaacTCCATCTCTCATGTGAGTACAAATGAGGGATGTTACAATATAGTCCTTACTTCTAATATGGCATTTTTATTTGGTGTTTAGACATTAACATATTTATACACGTTCAAATGAGACACGTAACTCTTAACACCAGTTCCCTGTTCCTGCCTCTTAGTTAGAACACATACAAATCTAACTTCTCAAGGTGTACTATTCCATTCATAATACCAGAAAGTGAAAAATGACAGAAATTGAAAGAAATGGGGTATCTATGGGGTACGTTTTAAACGTCCCAGAGCTAAACATCTAAAACTAGTTTAAAGTGACTATAGAccagtaaatgttttaattacagcCCTTTTCTGGTGCAGCAAATTGATTATGACAAATAGTATATAACAAACATGCAGCACTCCAATGAATTTCAAAGTCCCAATGTTGCCCTTGATAGGGAATGTTTGCCCACCCATAGACTAGAATGTTTGTTTAGTTACTGATTGATCAGGTATAATATCCGTTGTTGTCCCTTGAGTAAAGCACATAAATGAATGATATGGAAACAATAATGCTTATTCTGTTGCAATCATTTGTAGGCTTCTCTTTCCTATATTACATATAATCAGGAcaggttctaggcataagcgacataagcatTTGCATGGGGCCCACAACATCTAGGGGGCCCCAACTGCTAGGGAAACC encodes:
- the LOC114837709 gene encoding high choriolytic enzyme 1-like encodes the protein MSALKYTVGLLALLVVAAWAEEELSVSELLEIANRNVVHTRNEPLIVDDIAYNSESERNADPCTSRGCMWPKSSDGKVYVPYVISNQFSSRELQVIERGLQSFAGFSCINFVKRTNQKDYLNIQSQNGCWSYVGRLGNAQVVSLSRSGCVYHGTTQHELLHALGFNHEQTRSDRDNHIRVLLQNVQSGMEHNFNKIATLNQNTAYDYNSVMQYHKFAFSKNNQPTMVPIPNQNVEIGKATAMSQNDITRLNRLYKC